A single region of the Ziziphus jujuba cultivar Dongzao chromosome 10, ASM3175591v1 genome encodes:
- the LOC107411689 gene encoding glutamate--tRNA ligase, cytoplasmic yields MEIKSVTFPADSPPLAVIAAAKIAGIPLHADPSAPTDSSPVFIFSNGEQLHGINALLRYVGRVASIPNFYGQNAYESSQIDEWLEYAPSLSSGSAFESVCKYVDEYLAGRTFLVAHYLSIADIAIWSGLAGTGQRWESLRKSKKYQNLIRWFNSILAEYNDALTEVTATYVGKRGVGKPVAAASKEHRGASQSVNSLNGEVTEKGRPGNRPSFEVDLPGAEIGKVKLRFAPEPSGYLHIGHSKAALLNQYFAQRYQGQVIVRFDDTNPAKESNEFVDNLLIDIETLGIKYETVTYTSDYFPQLMEMAEKLIHQGKAYVDNTPREDMQKERMDGIESKCRNNSIEENLKLWKEMIAGTEEGQKCCLRGKLDMQDPNKSLRDPVYYRSNPVPHHRIGAKYKIYPTYDFACPFVDAIEGITHALRSSEYHDRNAQYYRIQDDMGVTKVQIYEFSRLNMVYTLLSKRKLLWFVQNGKVDGWDDPRFPTVQGIVRRGLKIEALIQFILEQGASKNLNLMEWDKLWTINKKIIDPVCPRHTAVIEERRVLLSLTNGPEKPFTRIIPRHKKYEGAGEKATTFTRRIWIDQADAQTISVDEEVTLMDWGNAIVLGIEKDQDGNVTQLTGVLHLEGSVKTTKLKLTWLPETNELVNLTLVDFDYLITKKKLEEGEDFLDVLNPCTKKETAAVGDSNMRNLKRGEILQLERKGYFRCDAPYLRPSKPVVLFAIPDGRGRPV; encoded by the exons ATGGAGATAAAGTCGGTGACATTTCCGGCCGACAGCCCTCCGTTGGCCGTGATTGCTGCCGCCAAGATTGCAGGGATTCCTTTGCACGCCGATCCATCCGCTCCTACTGATTCGTCTcctgtttttattttctctaatgG GGAACAACTGCATGGAATTAATGCACTTCTTCGATATGTTGGTCGGGTTGCTAGCATCCCAAATTTCTACGGACAAAATGCATATGAATCTAGCCAG ATTGATGAATGGCTGGAATATGCTCCTTCCCTTTCATCTGGTTCTGCATTCGAGAGTGTATGCAAATATGTGGATGAGTATTTAGCAGGCCGCACATTTTTGGTTGCTCATTATTTGTCAATTGCAGATATAGCAATCTGGTCTGGACTTGCAG GAACTGGGCAAAGATGGGAAAGTTTGAGGAAGTCAAAGAAGTACCAGAATCTTATAAGATGGTTCAACTCAATATTGGCAGAGTATAATGATGCCTTAACGGAAGTCACAGCGACATACGTTGGCAAAAGAGGTGTGGGAAAGCCAGTAGCTGCTGCATCAAAAGAGCATCGAGGTGCCTCTCAATCAGTTAATAGTTTAAATGGGGAGGTAACTGAAAAAGGTAGACCAGGAAATCGACCTTCATTTGAAGTAGATCTTCCAGGTGCTGAGATTGGAAAGGTGAAATTGCGGTTTGCACCAGAACCAAGTGGTTATCTTCACATTGGGCACTCAAAAGCAGCACTATTGAACCAGTATTTTGCTCAGAGGTATCAAGGTCAAGTTATTGTGCGCTTTGATGATACAAATCCTGCTAAAGAAAGCAATGAATTTGTGGACAATCTTCTGATAGATATTGAAACTTTGGGTATCAAGTATGAAACCGTTACATATACTTCAGATTACTTCCCTCAGTTGATGGAAATGGCTGAAAAGTTGATTCACCAGGGTAAAGCATATGTTGATAATACACCACGCGAGGATATGCAGAAGGAAAGGATGGATGGTATTGAATCAAAATGTAGAAATAACAGTATAGAGGAAAATCTGAAATTATGGAAGGAAATGATTGCAGGAACGGAAGAGGGTCAGAAGTGCTGTCTCCGTGGAAAGTTGGACATGCAAGACCCAAACAAATCACTTCGAGATCCAGTATATTACCGTAGCAATCCGGTACCCCACCATAGAATTGGCGCCAAGTACAAGATATACCCAACCTATGACTTTGCATGTCCATTTGTTGATGCTATAGAGGGTATAACGCATGCTCTTCGTTCTAGTGAGTACCATGATCGCAATGCACAGTACTACCGTATTCAAGATGATATGGGAGTTACAAAGGttcaaatatatgaatttagCCGCTTGAATATGGTTTATACACTTCTCAGCAAGCGTAAACTTCTGTGGTTTGTTCAAAATGGAAAAGTTGATGGATGGGATGACCCTCGTTTCCCAACTGTCCAAGGGATTGTACGTAGAGGTCTGAAAATTGAAGCATTGATACAATTTATTCTTGAGCAG GGAGCTTCAAAAAATCTTAATCTCATGGAATGGGACAAACTTTGGACCATAAATAAGAAGATAATTGATCCTGTGTGTCCTAGACATACTGCTGTCATTGAAGAGCGACGGGTGTTGTTGTCCCTGACTAATGGCCCTGAAAAACCATTTACCCGCATCATACCTAGGCATAAGAAATATGAAGGAGCTGGAGAGAAGGCTACAACATTTACAAGGAGGATATGGATAGACCAAGCTGATGCTCAAACAATATCAGTAGATGAGGAAGTAACCTTGATGGATTGGGGCAATGCCATAGTTCTGGGAATTGAGAAGGACCAAGATGGAAATGTGACACAGTTGACTGGTGTTTTGCATCTTGAAGGTTCAGTGAAGACTACAAAGTTGAAGCTCACCTGGCTACCTGAAACAAACGAACTAGTTAACCTCACACTAGTGGACTTTGATTACTTGATTACGAAGAAGAAG CTTGAAGAAGGAGAAGACTTCCTTGATGTGCTGAATCCATGTACTAAAAAGGAGACTGCAGCCGTTGGGGATTCCAACATGCGAAATCTGAAGCGTGGAGAGATTTTGCAGCTTGAGAGGAAAGGATATTTCAGATGTGATGCTCCCTATCTGAGGCCCTCAAAGCCTGTAGTTCTATTTGCAATCCCAGATGGCCGAGGCAGACCTGTTTGA